One Helianthus annuus cultivar XRQ/B chromosome 7, HanXRQr2.0-SUNRISE, whole genome shotgun sequence genomic region harbors:
- the LOC110867181 gene encoding MDIS1-interacting receptor like kinase 1: MNCSNLQVLNLGNNNLVGKIPDAIGSLPMLSILALPSNILQGGIAPEIGRLFRLQELYLFNNTFTGNIPATLMNCSNLQILYLASNNLVGKIPDGIGSLSMLRMISLHDNSLQGRIPSEIGSLFRLQELWLYNNSFTGNIPATITNCSNLQILELGNNALAGKIPDGIGSLSMLRMISLHDNSLQGGIPSEIGCLFRLQELWLYNNSFTGNIPATITNCSNLQILQLGFNNLVGKIPDGIGSLSMLSILALHDNILQGGIPNEIGRLFRL, translated from the coding sequence ATGAATTGCTCCAACCTCCAAGTCCTTAACTTGGGTAACAATAATCTGGTTGGTAAGATCCCAGATGCGATTGGTTCATTGCCCATGCTAAGCATCCTCGCCCTTCCCAGCAACATTCTACAAGGCGGGATTGCACCCGAAATCGGACGTCTCTTTAGATTACAAGAGCTATATCTTTTTAACAACACTTTCACGGGGAACATTCCCGCCACCTTAATGAATTGCTCAAACCTCCAAATCCTTTACTTGGCTTCTAATAATCTGGTCGGAAAGATCCCTGATGGGATTGGTTCATTGTCCATGCTACGTATGATCAGCCTTCATGATAACAGTCTACAAGGCAGAATTCCATCTGAAATTGGCAGTCTTTTTAGATTACAAGAACTATGGCTTTATAACAACTCTTTCACGGGAAACATTCCGGCCACCATAACAAATTGCTCCAACCTCCAGATCCTTGAGTTGGGTAACAATGCTCTGGCCGGCAAGATCCCAGATGGGATTGGTTCATTGTCTATGCTACGTATGATCAGCCTTCACGATAACAGTCTACAAGGCGGAATTCCATCTGAAATTGGCTGTCTTTTTAGATTACAAGAACTATGGCTTTATAACAACTCTTTCACGGGAAACATTCCGGCCACCATAACGAATTGCTCAAACCTCCAGATCCTTCAGTTGGGTTTCAATAATCTGGTCGGGAAGATCCCAGATGGGATTGGTTCATTGTCCATGCTTAGCATCCTTGCCCTTCACGATAACATTCTACAAGGCGGAATTCCAAATGAAATTGGGCGTCTCTTTAGATTATAA
- the LOC110867182 gene encoding receptor-like protein kinase 2 gives MLSTLDLRNNSFTGNIPATITNCSNLQILELDNNNLVGKIPDAIGSLSMLSILGLPGNILQGGIPPEIGRLFRLQELYLFNNSFTGNIPATIRNCSNLQILELGNNNLVGKIPDWIGSLSMLSTLDLRYNSFTRNIPATITNCSNLQVLELGNNNLVGKIPDWIGSLSMLSTLDLRNNSFTGNIPATITNCSNLQILQLGNNNLVGKIPDWIGSLSMLSTLDLHYNSFTGNIPATITNCSNHQLSGVIPECWEKWSSLVLLWLSGNYLSGEIPRTLGSIPLLQILGTSRNKISGGLPSSLLNLSYLKVLDLGRNNLAGIIPPWIGIKLTMLKILNLRSNNFYGNTPDQLCYLSQVQVLDLADNNLSGNIPRCFNNFSVLSGIETNLEVQLSFYLDGWSFIFGDSLVMKGQEAEYGSFLGLVMLLDLSSNKFSGQIPSELTTLHKLNSLNLSRNQLTGEIPNKIGDMKSLESLDYQ, from the exons ATGCTAAGCACACTCGACCTTCGTAACAACTCTTTCACGGGAAACATTCCGGCCACCATAACGAATTGCTCCAACCTCCAGATCCTTGAGTTGGATAACAATAATCTGGTCGGCAAGATCCCAGATGCGATTGGTTCACTGTCCATGCTAAGCATCCTCGGCCTTCCCGGTAACATTCTACAAGGTGGAATTCCACCTGAAATCGGGCGCCTCTTTAGATTACAAGAACTATATCTTTTTAACAACTCTTTCACGGGAAACATTCCGGCCACCATAAGGAATTGCTCCAACCTCCAGATCCTTGAGTTGGGTAACAATAATCTGGTCGGCAAGATCCCCGATTGGATTGGTTCATTGTCAATGCTAAGCACACTCGACCTTCGTTACAACTCTTTCACGAGAAACATTCCGGCCACCATAACGAATTGCTCCAACCTCCAGGTCCTTGAGTTGGGTAACAATAACCTGGTCGGCAAGATCCCCGATTGGATTGGTTCATTGTCCATGCTAAGCACACTCGACCTTCGTAACAACTCTTTCACGGGAAACATTCCGGCCACCATAACGAATTGCTCCAACCTCCAGATCCTTCAGTTGGGTAACAATAATCTGGTCGGCAAGATCCCCGATTGGATTGGTTCATTGTCAATGCTAAGCACACTCGACCTTCATTACAACTCTTTCACGGGAAACATTCCGGCCACCATAACGAATTGCTCCAACCACCAG TTATCGGGTGTTATTCCAGAGTGTTGGGAGAAGTGGTCGAGCTTGGTACTCTTATGGTTAAGTGGTAATTATTTGTCAGGTGAGATTCCAAGAACATTGGGGTCTATACCTTTGTTGCAAATTTTAGGCACAAGTCGGAACAAGATTTCAGGAGGATTACCTTCTTCCCTATTGAATTTGTCATACTTAAAGGTCCTTGACCTTGGAAGAAATAATCTTGCGGGAATCATTCCACCATGGATTGGAATAAAACTCACTATGTTGAAAATTCTCAATCTTAGATCCAACAATTTTTACGGAAATACTCCTGACCAGCTATGTTATCTTTCACAAGTTCAAGTCTTGGATCTTGCTGATAATAACCTCTCAGGAAATATTCCTAGATGCTTCAACAACTTTAGTGTGCTTTCCGGAATAGAAACTAATTTAGAGGTTCAATTATCATTCTATCTTGATGGTTGGTCTTTTATTTTTGGTGATTCATTGGTGATGAAGGGACAAGAAGCCGAGTATGGATCTTTTCTAGGGCTAGTCATGCTTTTGGACCTTTCGAGCAACAAGTTTTCTGGGCAGATCCCTAGTGAGCTTACCACCCTCCACAAGCTAAATTCGTTGAATTTATCAAGAAATCAATTGACAGGAGAGATCCCAAATAAGATAGGAGACATGAAATCACTTGAGTCTTTGGATTATCAGTAA